The DNA sequence AGCGCGACCGACGGCACGGTGCTGCCGCTGCCGTCCGGGGTCACCCCGGCGGAGGTCGCCGACGGCCGCGTGTCGCTGCACGTCTACGTGACCCCGAAGCTCCCGCCGGCCCAGCCGGGGCTGACCGTCCCCGCCGAGGCCACTGTGGACGGTGACCGGCGGGTCCGGTGCCGGCTGCGGACCTACGACCCGGGCGTGGGGCCCGCGGTCACCGAGGCGTCGGGCTCGGTCGACTTCCTGGTCCTGGCAACGGTCGCGGCGTCGAACGGGGGTGGCTGAAGGTGAGCGTTTTCGCGGTGTACGAATCGAGCACCGGCAACGTGGTCGGCGCGGTGAAGGCGATCGGCACGCCGCTGCCGGCCGCGGCCGACGTGGTCGGTGCCGCGCTGCCGGTGCGGCTGTCGCTCGGGTCGGGCGAGGTGGTGACCCTTTCGCTGGCGGGCCGGGAACTCGCCGTGCACGAGGCCGACGACCAGCCGGCGGTGTTCGTCGAACCGCTGGCCTACGGCGTCAAGCGCGTGGCCGGGCAGCCGGCGAAGCCCGCGCTGGCGAAACTGGCCGAGCTGTCCGCCCCGGCGTTCGACCCGACCGGGCTGCTCGTCGAGCTGCCGGGCCCGGCAGCCGAGGACACGGCCGTGTTCGCGCTGGTCTCCGAGGGGCCGGACACGCTGCCGGTCACCGGGAAGGTCGAGAAGGACGCCGACCACGTGTCGCTGCCGGTGACGGTGAGCGCGGGCGCGCACGCCGTGCTCCTGCTGGTGGCGGGCTGGGCGGGCCGGCTGGAGGAGATCACCAAGTGAGCGCACCCCCGGGCGGCGAGATCACCGTGCACCGGTGCGTGGTGCGGGTGGTGCGGCGCGGCGGGTGGAGCTGGGGGCCCGACCCCCGCGCCCTCGTCCAGCGGGTCCTCGACGCGCTGCCGGAGCTGCTGGCCGCGCGGTTCGGCGACCTCCTCGACGGCGACGGCCCGGACCTGGAGATCACCGAGCCGGTGCGGCTGTCCGTCCGGCTTTCCGCGCCCGGGACGGGCGGAACCGGCCTGGCGGCGTCGAGTCTCGTCCTCGGACCCGCGACGCCCGCCGGCGGGACACCGTCGGAGCCGGTGTCGATCCCGTTGCCGGTGAAGACTTCCTCGCGGCCGGCGCCGGAGTCGTCCACTGTGGACGCACTCGGCGAGCTGCCCTCCTTCGCCCCGGTCGCGGCCGGACCGACGGTGGCCGCGTTGTTCCGGGAGCTCGCCGCGCGGGACGAACTGGCCGCGTTGCTCGCCCTGCTCCCGGGGGAAACCGTGCGGAAGTTCCTGGCGGCGCTGCTTTCCGAGTCCGCCGGCGAGCGCGCCGGTCCGTCCGCGGCCGAGCCCGGCTCGACCGCGGCAGCGGACCTCCCGGGACCGGCCGGCGAGCTCGCCGTGGAGCTGGCGGCGGAGCTGGCCCGGCGGCTGTCGCTGCCGCGGGCACCCGCGACCCGGGCGGAAATCGCCGGACTGGTGGGCGCGCCGGCGGCGGGGACCACGCCGGCCGGCGGGACCGCGCCCGGCGCGGCGAGCCCCACGCCGAGACCGGCGGGGGAGACGAGAGTCGGCTCGGTGCTCCCGTTCCTGCTGGCCGGTCCGCTGGCCAGAACCGGCTACCTGGACGCGATCGGCCCGGCGCTGGCCGACGGCGCCCCGCTGTTCGCCGCGGCCCTGGCGTACAAGGTGCTCGGCGCGCCGCAGCGGGGCTGGCGGCGGACGCCCGCGGACGACCTCGCGGCGGCGACGTTCGCCGGCCTGGAGACGGTGCCGGACCTGACCGCGTTCGCCAGGGAAGCCGGCCCCGCGCTGCCGGTGCTGGACGGCGTGCTGGCGCTTTCGCTGTGCCGCGGCCACGATCCCGCCGACCCGCTGCTGATCGCGGGCGTGGACGGCGGCCTGCTGCTGGTCGACGCGCAAGGCCTGTTCCCGGTCGCCTGGGCGGCCACCGCGGCCGGACTGGTCCCGCACTGGGTGACGTGCGGCCGGCCGCCGGTGCTGGTCCGCGACGGCGCCCTCCCGCCGTCGGGCCTGCGCGACCTGGCCGCGGCCGGCGTCCGGTTCCTCACCGACGCGCGCCCGCTGCGCGACGACCCGCTGACCCGCCTGCGCTGGCGCACTCCACTGTGGACGACCGGCGGCGTGGAACCCCGGCTGGCCGCCCGGTTCCCCGCCGAGCGCCTGGACGAGCTGGTCCGCGTCCTGTTCGTCGAGCACCGGGCCGTGCCGCCGGCCGGGGACCGCGCCCTGGAGCGCAGCGTCTCGCTGGCGGCGTCGCTGGCGCTGGGCATGATCGCCTGGCAGCTGTGGGAAGGGGAGTCCCCGGTGCGGGCCCTGACGACGTTCGCCGACCTGGAGGCCACGGTCCGGTTCACCCGGGACGCGGTGCGCGTGAAGATCCCCTTGGGGCGCCGCCACGCGGACCTGTGGCAGGGCGGCGCGCTCACCGACGTACCCGACGTGGTCTGGCTGGGCGGCCGGACCCTGACCTTCTCCGGTGGCTGAGGTGACCGGGCTCGCGGTCGAGCACCTCCGGGTGCGCCTGGCGGAACTGCACCAGGCGCTGCGCGGCGCCGTCGCCCGGCAGGCCGGGGCCGCGGCGGTGCTCACGCGCCCGGACCTGACGCCGTTCTGCGTGACCGACGAGCAGGTGGACGCGCTGCTCGACCGCGTGGACGCCTTCGCGGAGGGGATGACCGAGCCCCGGTCACCGGCCCGGCCCGCCCCGGAGTCCGAGCTGCACCTCCGGCGGCTGGCCGCGGCGCGCGGGGTGACCCTCCCGCTGGACACGCTCGCGACCCGCTACGGCCTGTCGCGGGACGAGCAGGACGCGCTGCTGCTGGTGGCCGCGCCGGAGCTGGACCCCGGCTACGAGCGCGTCTACGCCTACATCGTGGACAACCTCAACCGGCGGGCGCCGTGCGTGGAACTGCTGGTCACGGTGATCGCGGAGACCCCGGCGGATCGCCTGGCCCTGCGCCGCGCGCTGGGTTCCGCGGGCCGGCTGCGCCGCTACGACCTGGTGCGGGCCCACGGCGAGGCGCCGACCGAGCTCGGCCGCGAGCTGACCCTCGGGGGAGGGGTGTTCGAGTACCTGATGGGCTGGGGCGGCGACGTCGGGATCCTCGGCCACGACCCCGGCGAAGTCCCCCGGCCGGCGCGGCAGGTGGCGTCCCCGTACCTGGAGTCGGAGCGGCTCACCGCGCTCGGCCGCGCGCTGGCCGCCGGTGACGTCGACGTGGTCGGCCTGTGGGGCTGCTCCGCCGACAGCCAGCCCGACGTCGCCCGGGCACTGGCGGCCGCGGCCGGCCGTCCCCTGCGCCGGGTGACCGCGGACGTCGCGCACGACCTGCGGACCGCGGCCGCGCTGGACGCGATCCTGTGGCTCCCGACGGACGGCCGCGAGGCCCGCGACGACGAGCCGTGGGTGAGCTCGGGCGTGCCGCTGTGCCTGACCGGCGCGACCCCGTGGCGCCCGGCCGGGCTGCTGGCCGCCCGCACCTACGCGGAGCTGACGATCCCCGCCCCGGACTTCCCGGAGCGGCGCGCGATGTGGTCGTCGGCGTTCCCGGTGCTGGGCGAGGACGTCCTGGCCGACCTGGCGGCCCGCTACCGGATGAGCGGCGGCGAACTCCGCGCGGTCGCCGCGGTCGCCGACACCGGCGCGCGCCTGTCCGGCACCGGCCACCCGATCACCGACCACGTCGAACCCGCGATCGCCACGGTGACCCGGGGGCGCACCAGCGGCGCGGTGCAGTCGATCATCCCGCGCCGGGGGCCGGCGGACCTGGTCCTGCCGGCCGCGCAGATGGCCCAGATCACGGAGATCGCGTCGGCGTTCCGCGCCTGGCCGCGCATCGCGGAGTCCTGGGGCTTCGCCCGCAAGACGACGACCGGCGGCGTCAAGGCGATGTTCACCGGCGAACCGGGCACGGGCAAGACGATGTCGGCGGAGGTCGTCACCGGGATCCTGGGCCTGGAACTGCTGCGGGTGGACCTGGCGCAGGTGGTGTCGAAGTGGGTGGGGGAGACGGAAAAGAACATGGAGGCGGTGTTCCGCCAGGCCGAGGACAGCCACGCGGTCCTGCTGTTCGACGAGGCGGACGCCCTGTTCGGCAAGCGCGGCGAGGTCAAGCAGGGCACGGACCGGTATGCCAACCTGGAAGTCGGGTACCTGTTGCAGCGCCTGGAATCGAGCGACGGCCTGATCATCCTGACGAGCAACCTGAAGGAGAACATCGACCCGGCCTTCACCCGGCGGTTCCACTTCGTGGTCCACTTCCCCCGCCCGGGCGTGGCGGAGCGCCGCCGCCTGTGGCACCTGGCGTTCCCCCCGGAGGCCCCGCTGGCCCCGGACGTCGACGTGGACGCGTTGTGCCGCTTGGACATGACGGGCGCGGGCATCACGTCGGCGGCCCGCACGGCGGCGCTGGCGGCCGCCGACACGGGCAGCAGCGCCATCGC is a window from the Amycolatopsis sp. cg9 genome containing:
- a CDS encoding ATP-binding protein, which codes for MAEVTGLAVEHLRVRLAELHQALRGAVARQAGAAAVLTRPDLTPFCVTDEQVDALLDRVDAFAEGMTEPRSPARPAPESELHLRRLAAARGVTLPLDTLATRYGLSRDEQDALLLVAAPELDPGYERVYAYIVDNLNRRAPCVELLVTVIAETPADRLALRRALGSAGRLRRYDLVRAHGEAPTELGRELTLGGGVFEYLMGWGGDVGILGHDPGEVPRPARQVASPYLESERLTALGRALAAGDVDVVGLWGCSADSQPDVARALAAAAGRPLRRVTADVAHDLRTAAALDAILWLPTDGREARDDEPWVSSGVPLCLTGATPWRPAGLLAARTYAELTIPAPDFPERRAMWSSAFPVLGEDVLADLAARYRMSGGELRAVAAVADTGARLSGTGHPITDHVEPAIATVTRGRTSGAVQSIIPRRGPADLVLPAAQMAQITEIASAFRAWPRIAESWGFARKTTTGGVKAMFTGEPGTGKTMSAEVVTGILGLELLRVDLAQVVSKWVGETEKNMEAVFRQAEDSHAVLLFDEADALFGKRGEVKQGTDRYANLEVGYLLQRLESSDGLIILTSNLKENIDPAFTRRFHFVVHFPRPGVAERRRLWHLAFPPEAPLAPDVDVDALCRLDMTGAGITSAARTAALAAADTGSSAIAMRHVVRGVSRQFQREARLFRPAELGRYADLLTDNGSAHA